The genomic region CTGGTAGGCCCACCACGAAGGATACATGGCTACCCCAGCGAAGCTTCCCGAAAACGCTTTCCCCGCCGTCGCGGCGACACGGATGACGCGACAAAGGCGCTTTTGCCAGTCCCACGGACCAAAAGCGCCTTTTTTCATGCGCCATGCTCGTTAGCGATGTGATCGGCGTCATCGAGCGCACGGCCGTCCCGGCCCGCGCCGCCAGTTGGGACCGCTCCGGCGTGCAGATCGCCGGGACCCTGGACGAGTGCGACAAACTGGCCGTTGCCCTGGACCCGACGCCCTCCATGATCAGACAGGCGCTCGCCTGGGGCGCGCAGTGCATCCTCACCCACCATCCCCTGACCCTTTCCCCGCGCCTGCCCGACCGTGTGGATGATTACCACCGGATGCTCGCCCTGACGCTCGGGGCCGGGGCCTGGCTTTACGCCGCCCACACCTCCCTGGACACGGCCGTCGACGGCCCGCCGGCCTGGCTGGCCGACGCCCTCGCCCTGACCGGCCGCCGCATCCTGGAGCCGGCCGGGACCGAACCGCACTGGCAGGCCCGCTGGCGCGCCGCGCCCGGCAAAGACGTCGCCCATGCCCTTTCCGCCCTCCCCGGCGTCACGGCCCATCCCTGCGTCGGACAAGTGGAAGCGGTTTTCCCGACCCGGGAGCGCGGTCGCGTGGAAGAAACCCTGGCCACGGCCTGTCCCCAGGCCACCCTCGTCTCCCTGATCGCCCTGGCCGAACCGGCCGTACCCTATGGGTACGGGCTGATCGGGAAACTGTCCGTTCCGCTGACGCTTTCCGAACTGGAAACGCGTCTGGCCAAACTCTTGCCCCGGCGCTTTTTCATCGTCGCCGGCGATCCGCCCCCGACCATCGCCACCCTGGCCTATTGCCCGGGATCGGGCGCGGACATGGCCCCGCGGGCTTTCGCCGCGGGCGCCGACGCGTATCTCACCGGCGACCTCAAATACCATCAGGCCCAATCCGTGCCGCCGGGGAAATGCGTCATCGACGTCGGCCACTTCTCCCTGGAGGAGGTCATGATGCGCCGCTTCGCCGACGATCTGGCCGCGACCCTGGGCGAGACCGGTCCGACCGTCCGTTTTTTTTCCGGAAAGGACCCTTTTTCAGCGCATGTCCCGGATGCGGCCAAGCCCTCCCGGACCGAATAACCACTCGGAGAACCTCATGTACTTGAAACAGATCGAACAACTGGTGGTCTTGCAGAAAGTGGACGACGAGATCGTCCTCCTCCAGGAGGAACTCAACAAGGCGCCTTTGCAGATTGCCGAACTGGAAAAACGCCGCCAGGAAGTCGACGACAGCGCCGCCGTCATCCGCGACAAGCTCAAGTACTTGGGCGACCAGCAAAAACGGCTGGAGACGGAGATCGAAACCGACTCCGTGCGCCTGAAAAAAAGCAAAAGCAAGATGATGATGGTGGGCAACACCAAGGAATATCACGCCATGATGCGTGAGATGGACAACCTGGAAAAGCAGAACCGCGGCCGGGAAGAGGAAAAAGTCACCGTGGCCGAGGAACTGGCCCGCCAGGGACTGGAGCTCAAATCCGTCGAAGAGCGCATCGCGGAGTTGGACACGGAACTCAAGGCCGCCCGTCAGAGCCTGGACGAGCGCATGGCCGTGGCCCAGGCCCGGCTCGACGAGCTCGACAAGCGTCGCACCGAGGCCGGCACGGCCGTGCCCAAGCCCATTTTGCAGCGCTACGAGTTCATCCGGTCGCGCCTCAAAAACCCGGTCATCGTTCCGGTCGAGGCCGGCATCTGCTCCGGCTGCCACATCTCCATCCCGCCGCAGTCCTTCATCGAACTGCAAAAGGGCATCCAGATCCTCAGCTGCCCCAACTGCCAGCGCCTGATCTACTGGAGCGACCATATCGCCCCCGAACCGGCCCCCGAAGGCGCGGAGCCGGCCACGGAAACCGAAGAGTAATAAGCGACGAATCGCGTTGAGAGGGAAGCCTCCGGCGACCAGAGAGAAACTTTTCCGAAAGTTTCTCTCTGGACCCTCTTCAAACATTGCCGCCGGGCGTTGCCGGACATGCGCCCGCCCGCTCGCCGTTTGCGGCCGCATCGCCGCGATGGCGCATGGCCTGTCGCAACAGGACATACGCGCGCCAGTAGTTGAAAATCCCGCCCAACAAGAAAAACGTGCTTCCCACGAGATACTGCCAGGCAAGGAAGGAAAACAGTATTTCCTTGTCGTGCGCGGTGTTGAAATTCCATAAATAGGGTATCGAGGCCACCGTAAAAAGCACGGAGCCAATCACGAAGCTCACGGCCGTGAGATTCATCAGTTGCAGCGTGATCAGGTTTTTCGAGGAAACAATCCGCAATACGTTGATGCACGCGCCAACGACGAAAAGCAGACTGCCGATAACGAAGCACCAGGCCCCTGCCTTGGGCAGCCCGACAAAGGAGAGGAAAAGGATGCTGCCGACCGTAAAAAGAATCGTTCCCCACAAATAACTGGAAGCGGCCACCCATTCGAACACATCGAGGATATAATGCTCTCCGGCCTGATGCCAATGACGTCGCACCTCGATGATGTCGTGGAGCGTGACGACGAGATACAGCAGGGAGCCGGCAAAAAATATCCAGGCCCCGATGTCCTGATACGCTTCGAACCTTGGAAAAAACAGTATGCTGCCGGCAATGAACACCAGCCCGCCCAGCTTGTAGAGAACGGCATTGAAGGTTTCCCAGCGGAATTGCGCCTGAAGATCGGCCTTGTCCTTGGTCAAGTCGTACAACCTGATCCGATTGGCGAACATATGAGGCATGACGACGCCTCCCTTGAAGCTTTTGCCCTCCCTTAACCGGACAGGCCGTATTTCCGATCGTGCGGCGAATTCCCCCCGCGGGCCTTGCGGGCGACCGCCCGACTTCCATGGCAGCACCCTGACATGGCAAAAATCATGCGTCCACCCCACGCGGCGGGACGCGGCGCGTGAAACCTCCCTCCCCTTGCCCTCATCCGGCCGCCGTGCCAGGAAAACCGTCATGGACTTTCCCAAACCGATCATCATCGGTCATCGCGGCGCCTGCGGGCACCTCCCCGA from Solidesulfovibrio fructosivorans JJ] harbors:
- a CDS encoding Nif3-like dinuclear metal center hexameric protein; protein product: MLVSDVIGVIERTAVPARAASWDRSGVQIAGTLDECDKLAVALDPTPSMIRQALAWGAQCILTHHPLTLSPRLPDRVDDYHRMLALTLGAGAWLYAAHTSLDTAVDGPPAWLADALALTGRRILEPAGTEPHWQARWRAAPGKDVAHALSALPGVTAHPCVGQVEAVFPTRERGRVEETLATACPQATLVSLIALAEPAVPYGYGLIGKLSVPLTLSELETRLAKLLPRRFFIVAGDPPPTIATLAYCPGSGADMAPRAFAAGADAYLTGDLKYHQAQSVPPGKCVIDVGHFSLEEVMMRRFADDLAATLGETGPTVRFFSGKDPFSAHVPDAAKPSRTE
- a CDS encoding zinc ribbon domain-containing protein; amino-acid sequence: MYLKQIEQLVVLQKVDDEIVLLQEELNKAPLQIAELEKRRQEVDDSAAVIRDKLKYLGDQQKRLETEIETDSVRLKKSKSKMMMVGNTKEYHAMMREMDNLEKQNRGREEEKVTVAEELARQGLELKSVEERIAELDTELKAARQSLDERMAVAQARLDELDKRRTEAGTAVPKPILQRYEFIRSRLKNPVIVPVEAGICSGCHISIPPQSFIELQKGIQILSCPNCQRLIYWSDHIAPEPAPEGAEPATETEE
- a CDS encoding YrhK family protein, with amino-acid sequence MTVFLARRPDEGKGREVSRAASRRVGWTHDFCHVRVLPWKSGGRPQGPRGEFAARSEIRPVRLREGKSFKGGVVMPHMFANRIRLYDLTKDKADLQAQFRWETFNAVLYKLGGLVFIAGSILFFPRFEAYQDIGAWIFFAGSLLYLVVTLHDIIEVRRHWHQAGEHYILDVFEWVAASSYLWGTILFTVGSILFLSFVGLPKAGAWCFVIGSLLFVVGACINVLRIVSSKNLITLQLMNLTAVSFVIGSVLFTVASIPYLWNFNTAHDKEILFSFLAWQYLVGSTFFLLGGIFNYWRAYVLLRQAMRHRGDAAANGERAGACPATPGGNV